Genomic window (Staphylococcus debuckii):
TTTATCTTAACCATGCTGCGTATAATGTGTTTCTTCTGGTGATTTCACTTTTTTGATTGTCCAGCCGGTAAAGGCATAAAATAAAGCAAATACGATACATAAGTAACATGGCACTGTCCAAATGAAGTAAGAATAAACATCTACCCCGAGTTGTTGCGTATAATAAATACCTGAAGTGCCCCATGGAATTAATGGAATAATCATTGTACCTGAATCTTCCAGTGTTCGTGAAAGATTAGTTCTTGATAAATGCATTTCATCATACATATCATAAAGTAGCATCCCTACTACGATAATTACTACTGAAGCAACCCCAGCAGCTAATACCATAATTAAACCAGAAACAATCGTAACTAAAATTAAAGTACCTGGTGATCTCACTTTATCTTTGATAGTATCTAACATTACGGTTAAACAACCTGACTTTTCAACTATACCAGCAAAGGCATAACCACAGAAAATCGTCACAATAACTTGTGTCATGCTCATCATACCGCCTTGTGCGAGTAAGGTTGATGCTTTTTCATTCAGATGGATATTATGGGTAATCATATCTGGTTTAAATCCATCAAATGCTGCTTTAAAGCCGTCAGCAAGTTTGAAATGATGGTTAAATGTGCCAACAAGTATCGCTGCAACACTTGATACTAACATCGCCGGCACAGTAGAGAATCGGAATAATAAACAAGCGATGATTACTATAGCCGGAATCCATACACTCAAATTCAAGTGATATACACCTTCAATTTGATGTAACAAAGCATTGATTTGGCTCTTATCTGCGCCTGATTTATGACTCATTCCTGCAAAGAACCACACTACAATCCCTACTAATGAAGCAGGTATCGTGGTCCAGAGCATCGCTTTGATATGCGAGAAAATATTGACGTTAGTTACCATAGCCGCTAAGTTTGTTGTATCTGATAACGGTGATAATTTATCTCCGAATACTGCTCCAGCGATAATTGCACCAGCTGCCATCCCTGCATCAATATTTAATTGATGGGCAATCGCAATTAATGCAATTCCTGCTGTAGATGCAGACCCCCATGCTGTTCCTGTTGCCATTGATGTAATAGCGGAAATAATAAATGCTGAAACTAAAAAGTAATTTGGATTCAATAATTTTAATCCATAATAGATTAAAGCTGGTACAGTACCAGAATACATCCATGTTCCAACGATAATTCCTACGCATAAAATAATATAAATGGTAGGCATTGCTGTCCCTAATCTTTCAGTAATCCCTTCTTCTAAGTCTTTCCAACGTAGACCTACTCGCCATGCGATAACGGCTGCATAGGCAGCTGATAAGATGAGAAGCGGTTGCACTGGAATACCAAAGACTACAAACCCTACTATTACCAGAATCATCATTACAATGATGGTAGAAGCCGCTTCTAATAAAGTTGGTTTTCGCTTCATATCCATTCCCCCCTGTTTACTTTTAATCTAATCCGATTTTTTCACGTCCTAATTCATCAATTGTTAAACCTTCTTCAAAGAAATCACGTTCTAAGATAGTTGAAGCAATGACGATAATTGCATCAATATTAGGCGTTTCAACCCCTATTTCACGCCCTAAACTTGACCAAAGTACTAATCCATACGCAATATCTTCTGTCAAATAACGGTTCTTAACTTTATTAGGACCCGGAATTTGTGAGAATACTGGACTTTCATTAAATAAACGATTTAACGGTTCATCTTCATCATTTCGTTCTAAGTATCCGCGTTGAATACGTGCTTCCTTTGCAGTTTGCAATTCGAAGCCTAAACGGCGTCCTAAAGACAGTCTCTCTAATTCAACTGCGTGCAATAGACGTACAGTATGTTTAGTGATCCCTTCTTTATACAATGAGAAATCACCTGAATAATCAATACGGCCAACATTTAATAAAGTTGGACCAGGATGCACTTCAGGGTTTCCGTTTTCAAGATTGGTTTTCCATAAATTTTCTTCTTTGACAATACTTGGATAAATTTTTTCAACCTTTTCGAAGTCATCGCTTAATTGATCTTGGTAAAATGAAGAGAAGTATAATTTTTTAACATTCAATGATAAATCTACGACTGCATTATCGAAATCTACACGTGTCCCATATGTTAAAGAATTTACTTCAGCAAAATGAGGACGTACTTCAATGTGTTCATCTTCTAATACATTGATAAAACGAGCAGAGCCCATAGCTGCAGCCATGTTAAAGAACACAATCTGATTTTCATTAATGAAAGGTGCCATGATGCGTGCATAATATTCAATGAATGTTGATGGAATAATGACTTGAATAATTTCTGCATCTGAAATTACTTCTTCGATATCATCACTGACTTGTGTAAAGTTGACAAAGCTTTCTTCGCCTTCATTATGAAAGTGAAAGCCACCTTGTTCGATTGCTTTATCGAATTTTTCGATTGAGGCATTACGACAATAAAGTTTAACCTCATGACCTTGATTGGTCATATCTACGGCTGCTGTTACTGCCCCATTCCCTGAACCTACAATTGCAATTTTCATAACTCAACCTTCTTCCTATAAATTATCATGAGTAGAAGAGACCGTTATATGCTTTATTACCGAAGATAAAGATATAAACGGTCCCTCAAATAGAAGTGAAACATATGTACATATTTATATAGCCTATACTTAAAATTTAGAAACTGCTGATTCTTCAAGGAAATATTCTGTAAGCGTTTACCCCATTGTCACAACAGTTTCTATCGCTGTATAAATAATATGTTATAGGTATCGTAACATGCCTAAGCAAATAATAAAATATAATTTTGTTGTCTAGCAGCTCTTTTTGAAAACTAATAATTTGCTCTTTCATATAACTTCAACAATCCTCTTAACTCTGTATTTTTAACTCACATATTCATCAAAAGTATCGAAAACAGATGTCATTTCTAAAGCATTATTGATATATTTAATGTAACAAGTTGAATATAGGAGGCTTATTACTATGACCACTAATCCAGAATTTGAACCTGTTTACGATGAAGTTGAAAAATATGAACAGTTTCCTACACAAGATGAACGTCTCTTTGCCAGTTTGATTTATATCTTAAGTTTTTTTACTTCCATTATCGGTCCTTTAATCATTTGGTTGCTTAAAGGTTCTGAATCTGAGTTTGTAAATAGAGCGGGTAAAAATTACTTCTATTCAGCAATTTCTTATGCCATATGGACTGTTATTTCTATAGTTTTGATGATCGTATTAGTTGGATTTATTACAATGGCTGTTATAGCTATTATGTCTTTTGTTTTTACTATTATTGCAGCCGTCAAAGCTTACAATGGCGAAGATTATTTAATTCCACTATCTATTCCTTTTTTCAAATAATAATTCAAAGGGGTTGGAACGATATGAAGTTCCAACTCCTATTCTGTGTACTGACGACCGCTAACTAGAACAGAAACTCAAATATTGTAAGTTGCATATAAATTTGAGAGAATATAGAGTGCTTGTAAATTTAAATTGAGGAGGGAGAAATGTGCGCTGGGTAAAAGTAATTTTAGCTGGCATCGTTGAAATTATCTGGGTCAATTGTATAAAAAATGCCGACTCCATTCTCAGTTGGGGTGTCACTTTGATAATGATTGCTTTAAGCTTCGCGCTCGTAATTTCAGCATGCAAAACCTTACCGGTCGGAACCGCTTATGCTATCTTTGTGGGCATCGGCACGGTTGGAACAGTGATTTTAGATATGGCCGTTTATGGAGACCCATTCAGCTTTACAAAGCTCTTTCTGCTCATCTTATTGCTGATCGGCATTTTAGGATTGAAACTTTCAACAGATAATGAAGAAAGTGAGGGAACTTCCTGATGGCTTGGATCTATTTATTAATTGCTGGTTGCTTCGAAATTATTGGTGTCATATTGTTGAATGAGCTCAACCGTACTGGCAAAAAAATCTTTATCTTATACTTAGGCATCGCTTTTATTTTCAGTTTCAGTATTCTTTCCTTAGCGATGAGAGATATACCTATGGGAACTGCTTATGCCATTTGGACAGGTATCGGTACTGGCGGCGGCACTTTAATCAGTATGATTTTTTATAATGAATCTAAAAATATTTGGCGCATCATCTGTATTGGTCTCATAGTGGTTTCAGCAGTCGGTCTCAAACTGATTTCGTAACGATATCACAAAACATCTTGTGTATTCTTTGTGTCTTTTCCGTCCTTTTAATATACTTGAGATAAGAAGTCGGAAAAGGAGTGGTTTGAATGACAAAGGTATTTATTGCAGGTCCTATCCCTCAAATTGGATTGGACATCTTAGAGAAACACCAAATTGAAGTTGATATGTATGACGGTCCAGGAGTAGTGGATCAAGATACGTTGAAAGAACGTGTAGAAGATGCCGATGCATTAATCAGTATTCTTTCTACTAACGTAGACAAAGCAGTTATTGAAAGCGGAAAGAACCTTAAAATTATTGCCAACTATGGCGCTGGTTTCAATAACGTCGATATTGATTTTGCGAAAGAAAAAGGAATATATGTAACAAAT
Coding sequences:
- the nhaC gene encoding Na+/H+ antiporter NhaC, which produces MKRKPTLLEAASTIIVMMILVIVGFVVFGIPVQPLLILSAAYAAVIAWRVGLRWKDLEEGITERLGTAMPTIYIILCVGIIVGTWMYSGTVPALIYYGLKLLNPNYFLVSAFIISAITSMATGTAWGSASTAGIALIAIAHQLNIDAGMAAGAIIAGAVFGDKLSPLSDTTNLAAMVTNVNIFSHIKAMLWTTIPASLVGIVVWFFAGMSHKSGADKSQINALLHQIEGVYHLNLSVWIPAIVIIACLLFRFSTVPAMLVSSVAAILVGTFNHHFKLADGFKAAFDGFKPDMITHNIHLNEKASTLLAQGGMMSMTQVIVTIFCGYAFAGIVEKSGCLTVMLDTIKDKVRSPGTLILVTIVSGLIMVLAAGVASVVIIVVGMLLYDMYDEMHLSRTNLSRTLEDSGTMIIPLIPWGTSGIYYTQQLGVDVYSYFIWTVPCYLCIVFALFYAFTGWTIKKVKSPEETHYTQHG
- a CDS encoding NAD/NADP-dependent octopine/nopaline dehydrogenase family protein, with amino-acid sequence MKIAIVGSGNGAVTAAVDMTNQGHEVKLYCRNASIEKFDKAIEQGGFHFHNEGEESFVNFTQVSDDIEEVISDAEIIQVIIPSTFIEYYARIMAPFINENQIVFFNMAAAMGSARFINVLEDEHIEVRPHFAEVNSLTYGTRVDFDNAVVDLSLNVKKLYFSSFYQDQLSDDFEKVEKIYPSIVKEENLWKTNLENGNPEVHPGPTLLNVGRIDYSGDFSLYKEGITKHTVRLLHAVELERLSLGRRLGFELQTAKEARIQRGYLERNDEDEPLNRLFNESPVFSQIPGPNKVKNRYLTEDIAYGLVLWSSLGREIGVETPNIDAIIVIASTILERDFFEEGLTIDELGREKIGLD
- a CDS encoding DUF4870 domain-containing protein, which produces MTTNPEFEPVYDEVEKYEQFPTQDERLFASLIYILSFFTSIIGPLIIWLLKGSESEFVNRAGKNYFYSAISYAIWTVISIVLMIVLVGFITMAVIAIMSFVFTIIAAVKAYNGEDYLIPLSIPFFK
- a CDS encoding DMT family transporter — encoded protein: MRWVKVILAGIVEIIWVNCIKNADSILSWGVTLIMIALSFALVISACKTLPVGTAYAIFVGIGTVGTVILDMAVYGDPFSFTKLFLLILLLIGILGLKLSTDNEESEGTS
- a CDS encoding DMT family transporter; translated protein: MAWIYLLIAGCFEIIGVILLNELNRTGKKIFILYLGIAFIFSFSILSLAMRDIPMGTAYAIWTGIGTGGGTLISMIFYNESKNIWRIICIGLIVVSAVGLKLIS